Genomic segment of Arachis stenosperma cultivar V10309 chromosome 4, arast.V10309.gnm1.PFL2, whole genome shotgun sequence:
AAATTTATCAGGTGCAAGGTATGCAATTTGATGTGGCAGCAGCAGCGTTGAGCAAGCCTAGCATATGGTGTGAGGCCTCACGCATTGTCAATGAAGAAGGATTTAGAGCATTTTGGAAAGGCAATTTGGTGACAGTAGCCCATCGACTTCCTTATACCGCAGTCAACTTCTATGCCTATGAACGCTACAAGAGCGTAACGTCTCATCTGATGCTCTTTACAAAATGTGTATGTTATGTAGAAGCTGCCGCATATATATATTCCTTAAATCTGATCAATTTCATATATTGCGGATAATACATTCAATTTTGGGGGAGAAACTCGGAGGAAatacaagtacaaacccctttGTGCACTTCATAGGTGGTGGTTTGTCTAGCATAACAGCTGCTACTGCCACATATCCGTTGGATCTAGTGAGAACCCGACTTGCCGCACAGGTAATGGACTTCAGTGAATTGAAAATTCTTGGAGATTATTTTCAAGCCCTTGGTTATTTGCATTAAtgaattgtataatttaatagCTATTTATTGTTTGATTGAATTTGGTCTGATTTATCATTACTTTCTATTTGTGGCCAAGAGTTGAGaatattttattatgtttcTTTGCAGAGAAGTGCCATTTACTACAATGGCATCTCCCATGCCTTTAATACAATATGCAGGGAAGAAGGCTTCCTGGGTCTTTACAAGGGACTTGGAGCAACATTATTGGTAGGCCTATGATGCATCTTTAATTCTTAATGAGTTATTTTGCATTTTGTGTTGATTctgttattatattttaattttacagCTGACATAACTAATTATTTTGTTTGATACAGGGTGTTGGGCCGAGTATAGCGATAAGTTTTTCTGTTTATGAAGGCTTACGTTCATTTTGGAAGTTGCAAAGGTGAATAGCCTTGTGTTGAAGCTTATATTGTCATGCTTGTAGGATATACTTTTATGAATATTATTTTCTCATTTCCTTATGAATTAGGCCTGATGATTCAACAATCATGATCAGTCTTGCTTGTGGCAGTCTTTCAGGCATTGCATCATCAACAGGTGGGTTCTTGATGATAATGCTATCTTTAATTGGTTCATCTAATTTCTCAAGTTTGTTTAGATAAAAGATTTTGTATCCTCTTCTGCTAAAGGCCTGCACTGTATGTCGAACAACTTTTGTAATTAATAATGTGCTTCATTAGATGTTTTGCTCTATACCACTAATGCTTGTGATTGGTGCAAAAATCTAGTGCCTACTACCTAAGGGGAAAACATCTAATGGGAAGCGCATTATGCATTGATGACTATAAAATGACTTATTTATTTAAATGCTCTAATAACTAATTTTCATTCATAACATGTATATATTTGTCAGTTTATTTGTCAGTTTTTCTGAATATTATTTTCCCGAGGGAGAAATTTTGGTTAGATAGTAATGTTCACATCTGACGTAACCTTGTGAGTTTGATTGGCTCTTATAACGTGCAGCAACATTTCCTTTGGATCTAGTAAGGCGCCGGATGCAGTTAGAGGGGCTTGGGGGTCGAGCTCGCATCTATAATACCAGTCTGTTGGGAACATTAGGACACATAATTCAGAATGAAGGGGTACGAGGTTTGTATAGAGGCATTTTGCCTGAGTACTACAAGGTTGTTCCTGGCGTGGGCATTGTCTTTATGACTTATGAGACATTAAAGATCCTTATATCAAGCATTCAGAGTTATTAAACTATTTTCCATCATATGCTGACCACCTCCATTTAATCCTTTTAGGAAATTTTGTCATGGTGAGTTTTGTTGGCTTTGCCATGGAATCATATTCATCTGTGAATACGTAGGTATAGTCGAGAATGAGTGATGTCAATTGTACCTAATTCGGAATTTAGGTTGCAGTGCTTTTGTAATAGTTTATGATCAAAGCAATGATGCAGTGTAAAACCTTGATTTATATCAGTGTTAACAAATTATTAGTGCAATCTTTCATCTGAACAATCTTTTAAAGGATTACTTCAGAAGCAAAGGTGAGAAACTTATCTATGTTTAGATGTAATTCTTAAAAtaccttttttccttttttcatttaaaatcaaaattagaaTTTAGTTGTTTGGATGTGATAACTGAAATAGCATATACATTCCTTATAGATGAGATGTCTTGCTTAGTAGATGGAGTTCTATTTATTTGTTGGCTTTGAGAAAATGGTATAGTATTTTGTCACTATATGCAATACGAGGGGTAATTGAT
This window contains:
- the LOC130973725 gene encoding uncharacterized protein LOC130973725; amino-acid sequence: MQAQARMTVEGAQRVVNDGGHGGRKVLQHQQQSQQPPQMGTVSQLLAGGIAGAFGKTCTAPLSRLTILFQVQGMQFDVAAAALSKPSIWCEASRIVNEEGFRAFWKGNLVTVAHRLPYTAVNFYAYERYKSVTSHLMLFTKCVCYKLGGNTSTNPFVHFIGGGLSSITAATATYPLDLVRTRLAAQRSAIYYNGISHAFNTICREEGFLGLYKGLGATLLGVGPSIAISFSVYEGLRSFWKLQRPDDSTIMISLACGSLSGIASSTATFPLDLVRRRMQLEGLGGRARIYNTSLLGTLGHIIQNEGVRGLYRGILPEYYKVVPGVGIVFMTYETLKILISSIQSY